From the Nodularia sp. NIES-3585 genome, one window contains:
- a CDS encoding glycosyltransferase, with the protein MQKIAIFYPYFMGGGAEAVGLWIIQALKNKYELTLFTLGEIHIEKLNSMYGTSISNEDIKIKTILPKFVDILCYLMMVKNNNVKMLFFHLLIRIFKQNSHEYDLVISAYNAMDMGQKGIQYIHWIKVLEGKPFHRKISTFSHEQLLNNISIANSYCVADNVNKHYGINANVVYPPVVIDTPDIPWIDKEYAFICSGRIVEPKQPHKVIKILKLVRERGFDIKLHITGGGGGFYEWKYTNLVKKMVRENSSWITLHENLPYEEYIKVLANCKYGIHFKKEPFGISIAEMVKAGAIPFVRNEGGQVEIVGENNEELFFNTEEEAVEKIIAVLSSSAKQNKLLQSLTTQRNLFSTQRFMSEINDIVTSFFDPKVTINTTN; encoded by the coding sequence ATGCAAAAAATAGCTATTTTTTATCCATATTTTATGGGTGGTGGTGCAGAAGCAGTAGGATTATGGATTATCCAAGCATTGAAAAATAAGTATGAATTAACATTATTTACTCTGGGAGAGATTCATATCGAAAAGCTCAATTCCATGTACGGAACAAGTATATCAAATGAAGACATAAAGATTAAGACTATTCTCCCCAAATTTGTGGACATTCTTTGCTATCTTATGATGGTAAAAAACAATAATGTCAAAATGCTGTTTTTTCATCTTTTAATTCGTATTTTTAAGCAAAATAGCCACGAATATGACCTAGTTATATCTGCTTATAATGCAATGGATATGGGTCAAAAAGGAATTCAGTATATACATTGGATCAAAGTTCTTGAGGGTAAACCTTTTCATAGAAAAATATCCACTTTTTCTCACGAACAGCTACTCAACAATATCTCCATTGCCAATTCTTACTGTGTTGCCGATAATGTCAATAAGCACTATGGAATTAATGCTAATGTTGTCTATCCTCCTGTTGTTATAGACACCCCTGATATACCCTGGATTGATAAAGAATATGCATTCATTTGTAGTGGCAGAATAGTAGAACCTAAACAGCCTCATAAAGTAATTAAGATTCTCAAGCTAGTTCGTGAGCGAGGCTTTGATATTAAGCTACATATCACAGGTGGAGGCGGTGGTTTTTATGAATGGAAATATACTAATTTAGTCAAAAAAATGGTGCGAGAAAACTCATCTTGGATCACCTTACACGAAAATCTTCCCTATGAAGAATATATTAAAGTTCTAGCTAATTGTAAATACGGTATTCACTTTAAAAAAGAACCTTTTGGTATTTCTATTGCCGAAATGGTGAAAGCTGGTGCTATTCCTTTTGTGAGAAATGAGGGCGGACAAGTTGAAATTGTAGGTGAGAATAATGAGGAATTATTTTTCAACACAGAAGAAGAAGCTGTAGAAAAAATTATTGCTGTTTTAAGTAGTTCTGCAAAACAAAACAAACTACTTCAATCATTAACTACGCAAAGAAATTTATTTTCTACCCAAAGGTTTATGTCAGAAATAAATGATATTGTTACTTCTTTCTTTGATCCAAAAGTGACAATAAACACTACCAACTAA
- a CDS encoding glycosyltransferase family 4 protein gives MSLQQSKTQLKVSILVSDLSSAGAGRWGGGGVRSFLLAQALQKLKYQVEIIGFVFGDQPAVIPQSEIPVSHVMGYNYPQFIKSASQVLKKLDGDIIYAMRPKPTTFGISMLKKLKTHRPIILDIDDWEMSWHGGEKWQYRPSPKQVLRDIFKTNGALRHPDHPLYLKWVEGLTENADAITIHTQFLKERFGGVYLPNGKDTDLFNPDQYNAEESRARYGLSGYRILMFPGAPRPYKGVEDVLMALEQLNEPDLRLVIVGGSPYDDYDAQLMEKWGRWIIKLPKYPSTEMPQIVAAAHVIVVPQRNTPAALAQFPLKLTDGMAMAKPVLATTVGDIPEILGDTGYLVDSSSPEQIAEQIQWIFHNLDEAKAKGQLARERCVKYYSVDTMALTLSQVFSLL, from the coding sequence GTGAGTTTACAGCAAAGCAAAACTCAATTAAAAGTTTCAATACTAGTCAGCGATCTATCGAGTGCTGGAGCTGGGAGATGGGGTGGTGGAGGGGTACGTTCATTTTTGCTAGCTCAAGCACTCCAAAAACTTAAGTATCAAGTAGAAATTATCGGATTTGTTTTTGGTGACCAACCAGCAGTAATTCCTCAATCGGAAATCCCAGTTAGTCATGTGATGGGCTATAACTATCCGCAATTTATAAAATCAGCTTCTCAAGTCCTCAAAAAACTTGATGGTGATATTATTTATGCGATGAGACCTAAGCCCACAACCTTCGGTATATCTATGCTCAAAAAGTTAAAAACTCATCGACCAATTATCTTAGATATAGATGACTGGGAAATGAGTTGGCATGGGGGCGAAAAATGGCAGTATCGTCCTTCCCCAAAACAAGTTTTACGAGATATTTTTAAAACAAATGGTGCTTTGAGACATCCAGATCATCCACTATATTTAAAATGGGTTGAAGGTCTGACAGAAAATGCTGATGCTATTACAATTCATACCCAATTTTTAAAAGAGCGATTTGGCGGTGTTTATTTGCCCAACGGAAAAGATACTGATCTGTTTAATCCAGACCAGTATAATGCTGAAGAAAGTAGAGCGCGTTATGGGCTTTCTGGATATCGGATTTTAATGTTTCCTGGTGCGCCAAGGCCATACAAAGGAGTTGAAGATGTCTTAATGGCTTTGGAACAGCTCAATGAGCCTGATTTAAGGTTAGTGATTGTAGGTGGTAGTCCTTATGATGATTATGATGCTCAACTTATGGAAAAGTGGGGGCGTTGGATAATTAAGTTACCGAAATATCCATCTACAGAAATGCCTCAAATTGTAGCAGCAGCACACGTTATTGTGGTTCCTCAGCGAAATACCCCAGCCGCATTGGCTCAATTTCCTCTGAAATTAACCGATGGTATGGCTATGGCGAAACCTGTTTTGGCAACAACGGTAGGAGATATTCCTGAAATCCTCGGCGATACGGGTTATTTAGTTGATTCTAGTTCTCCAGAACAAATAGCTGAACAAATTCAATGGATATTCCACAATTTAGATGAAGCAAAAGCAAAAGGCCAGTTGGCTAGAGAAAGGTGTGTTAAATATTATAGTGTTGATACTATGGCATTGACACTATCTCAGGTTTTCTCTCTACTGTAG
- the crtR gene encoding beta-carotene hydroxylase, whose protein sequence is MLTLEAQKSLKIPPKEFLAPPGDFNPTLLLFLSTVTMLVLSNFGYWLWQWPDWLCFSINTIALHCAGTVIHDACHQSAHRNRVINAMLGHGSALILAFAFPVFTRVHLQHHSHVNDPKNDPDHYVSTGGPLWLIAVRFLYHEVFFFQRRLWRKYELLEWFVSRLIVGTIFYISIQYHFLGYILNFWFIPAFLVGIALGLFFDYLPHRPFVERDRWKNARVYPGKLLNILILGQNYHLIHHLWPSIPWYNYQPAYYAMKPLLDEKGSPQTSGLLQKKDFLEFVYDIFVGIRFNRHHE, encoded by the coding sequence ATGCTCACATTGGAGGCACAGAAGTCACTGAAAATCCCGCCCAAGGAATTTTTAGCGCCTCCTGGTGATTTTAATCCGACACTGTTGCTGTTTTTATCCACGGTAACAATGTTGGTGTTGTCTAATTTCGGTTACTGGCTATGGCAATGGCCAGATTGGCTGTGTTTTAGCATCAACACCATTGCTTTACATTGTGCTGGCACAGTGATTCACGATGCTTGTCACCAATCTGCCCATCGTAACCGCGTGATTAATGCCATGTTAGGGCATGGTAGCGCTTTGATATTAGCTTTTGCTTTTCCAGTATTTACACGGGTGCATTTACAGCATCACTCCCATGTGAATGATCCCAAAAACGACCCAGATCATTACGTCTCTACAGGGGGGCCGTTGTGGTTGATTGCGGTGCGTTTTTTGTACCATGAGGTATTTTTCTTTCAACGGCGACTGTGGCGCAAGTATGAACTATTGGAATGGTTCGTCAGCCGCTTAATTGTCGGGACAATTTTTTATATTTCTATTCAGTATCACTTTTTAGGCTATATTTTGAATTTTTGGTTTATCCCAGCGTTTTTGGTGGGGATAGCATTAGGATTATTTTTTGATTATTTACCACATCGTCCGTTTGTAGAGCGCGATCGCTGGAAAAATGCCCGTGTCTATCCTGGTAAACTACTAAATATTCTGATTTTGGGACAGAATTACCACCTCATCCATCATTTATGGCCTTCTATTCCTTGGTATAACTACCAACCGGCTTATTATGCGATGAAGCCGTTATTGGATGAAAAGGGTAGTCCTCAGACATCGGGGTTATTACAGAAAAAAGACTTTTTGGAATTTGTGTATGACATCTTTGTAGGAATCAGATTTAATCGTCATCACGAATAG
- the aroH gene encoding chorismate mutase, translating to MEWQMRAIRGATTVSENTIEAIGEAVTELIDELEQRNQLQPEEMISVTFSVTRDLDAIFPAAIARSRSGWDNVAMLDVQQMHVKGSLQRCIRFLIHAYLPASTQIHHIYLRQAAKLRPDWSLSQPLQSSQHVVKSKV from the coding sequence GTGGAGTGGCAAATGCGGGCGATTCGCGGAGCAACAACCGTTTCTGAAAACACCATTGAAGCGATTGGAGAAGCAGTGACAGAACTCATAGATGAACTAGAACAACGGAATCAACTTCAGCCAGAGGAGATGATTAGTGTTACTTTCTCGGTGACGCGTGATTTGGATGCGATTTTTCCGGCAGCGATCGCGCGATCGCGTTCTGGATGGGATAATGTGGCTATGTTGGATGTACAGCAAATGCACGTCAAAGGTAGCTTACAGCGTTGCATTCGGTTTCTTATTCACGCTTACCTCCCAGCTTCTACACAAATTCATCATATCTATTTGCGCCAAGCTGCAAAATTACGTCCAGACTGGAGTTTATCCCAGCCGTTACAATCATCACAGCACGTAGTTAAGTCAAAAGTTTAA
- a CDS encoding polysaccharide pyruvyl transferase family protein, whose amino-acid sequence MKSIINYHVIDSTNIGDLFSAPTKYFTFPGYTVEQADIRNINVNDIRDKHIIVGGGGLLYKPFLDSFAKLIESKANTKLIAWGIGQQSYGSSFTHEELHNFDYSQYLTDFDLVGIRDFNYKDNWVPCASCMHPAFDKKRDIKHEFVVFSHKKFQIKIGNIPQMTNNNQNIEEILDFLGSGETILTSSYHGAYWGILLGRKVLSFPFSSKFHTLKHTPGIFPIQKWVQQKKKLSLFNKILFEIGDQNKFFCNIDNWQNYLKDCKAYRESLHENRASNHEYYSQILDILAET is encoded by the coding sequence ATGAAATCAATTATTAATTATCATGTTATTGATTCTACAAATATCGGAGATTTATTTTCAGCCCCTACGAAATATTTTACTTTTCCTGGTTATACCGTTGAACAAGCTGATATCCGAAACATAAATGTTAATGACATCAGAGACAAACATATTATTGTAGGTGGAGGGGGACTGCTATATAAACCATTTTTAGATTCCTTTGCAAAACTGATTGAGTCTAAAGCAAATACAAAATTAATTGCTTGGGGAATTGGTCAGCAGAGTTATGGTAGTAGTTTTACGCACGAGGAATTGCATAACTTTGACTACTCTCAATATTTAACGGATTTTGATTTAGTGGGTATTCGGGATTTTAACTATAAAGATAATTGGGTACCTTGCGCTAGTTGTATGCACCCAGCATTTGATAAAAAGCGGGATATAAAACATGAGTTTGTAGTGTTTTCACATAAAAAATTTCAAATAAAAATTGGTAATATTCCCCAAATGACTAATAATAATCAAAATATTGAGGAAATTTTAGATTTTCTTGGTTCTGGTGAAACTATATTAACAAGTTCTTATCATGGAGCATATTGGGGAATACTACTTGGTAGAAAAGTTTTATCTTTTCCATTTAGCAGCAAATTCCATACACTAAAACATACTCCCGGAATTTTTCCTATTCAAAAGTGGGTACAACAGAAAAAGAAGTTATCTTTATTCAATAAAATATTGTTTGAAATCGGTGATCAAAACAAGTTTTTCTGTAATATTGATAATTGGCAAAATTATCTAAAAGATTGCAAGGCTTACCGTGAGAGCCTTCACGAAAATCGCGCAAGTAATCATGAATACTACTCTCAAATATTGGATATTTTAGCTGAAACATGA
- the gloB gene encoding hydroxyacylglutathione hydrolase, protein MQVIRLEALSDNYIFLLHDEQQNIAAVVDPAEAKPVLKKLIELQAELVAIFNTHHHQDHVGGNKELIKHFPNLIVYGGVEDRGRIPGQQVFLQEGDLVHFGHRTAEVFFIPGHTRAHIAYYFPPATSSEAGELFCGDTLFAGGCGRLFEGTPKQMVESLSKLRSLQDHTRVWCAHEYTLKNLQFALTVDSNNPELQRRYEEVKNYRSRQQATVPSLLGVEKLTNPFLRWEQPSLQLVAKTSDSVQTFACLRGMKDKF, encoded by the coding sequence ATGCAGGTAATCCGTCTTGAGGCACTTTCAGACAACTACATATTTTTGCTGCACGATGAACAACAAAATATTGCTGCTGTTGTAGACCCCGCAGAGGCTAAACCAGTATTAAAAAAACTTATAGAACTTCAGGCAGAGTTGGTAGCCATTTTTAACACTCACCATCATCAAGATCATGTAGGTGGAAACAAGGAGTTAATCAAACATTTCCCCAATTTGATAGTGTATGGCGGAGTAGAGGATCGAGGGAGAATTCCCGGACAACAGGTATTTCTGCAAGAAGGCGATCTCGTCCACTTTGGCCATCGCACTGCCGAAGTATTCTTCATTCCTGGACACACCCGCGCTCATATTGCTTACTACTTCCCCCCAGCAACATCTAGTGAAGCCGGAGAGTTATTCTGTGGCGATACCCTGTTTGCTGGCGGTTGTGGACGCTTGTTTGAAGGCACACCAAAGCAAATGGTGGAATCTTTGAGTAAACTCCGCTCTCTCCAAGATCATACCCGTGTTTGGTGCGCCCACGAATACACTTTAAAGAATCTGCAATTTGCGCTGACTGTGGATAGCAATAATCCGGAATTACAAAGGCGTTACGAGGAAGTGAAGAATTACCGTAGTCGCCAACAAGCAACTGTTCCCTCATTATTGGGAGTGGAGAAGCTCACCAATCCCTTTTTACGTTGGGAACAACCATCATTACAATTAGTTGCTAAGACTAGTGATTCGGTACAAACCTTTGCTTGTTTAAGGGGAATGAAAGATAAATTTTAG
- a CDS encoding papain fold toxin domain-containing protein, with amino-acid sequence MADTGKLPNKKMTNGKVHNQLSAIAEKFQIFECVSCAIALRQFLIDQKVSGKQISLSTGTTEDPFCNIYHERLQQNISINGRHEAIAVEIDGQELIFDNIHPEGISRVDWINNLYCPV; translated from the coding sequence ATGGCAGACACAGGAAAGCTACCTAACAAAAAAATGACCAATGGGAAGGTTCACAATCAACTGAGTGCGATCGCGGAAAAATTTCAAATTTTTGAATGTGTTTCCTGTGCCATCGCCCTACGGCAATTCCTCATAGATCAAAAAGTTTCCGGTAAACAGATTAGCCTATCTACAGGGACTACAGAAGATCCCTTCTGCAATATTTATCATGAACGCCTCCAACAAAACATCTCTATCAACGGAAGACATGAAGCGATCGCTGTAGAAATTGATGGACAGGAACTCATCTTTGACAACATCCACCCCGAAGGAATTTCCAGAGTAGACTGGATAAATAACCTTTACTGCCCTGTCTAA
- a CDS encoding glycosyltransferase family 10 domain-containing protein has product MNIKTIGMISSYRNLDTRGDWLWQQTPNHFGIWDNVQMQALQAKPDFLLMYQYDFPKPAQPKPWWEKLRQKTQKPEININSILRSVPQERVIYLLREPPLTEIVATNKYNYQEAQNYCGYISGPDDFAPTPNYMPAIWYHSNSFRELNEMPPPEKVHPCSWITSGINRTANHRQRLDFLQSLQSHEIKFDLYGRNLPSGCKTSGELGSKWHGMAPYYYNLAIENYADNSWYVSEKLWDSLLAWCLPIYYGGSAADKLLPPGSFLRLPSLDEKGIAYIREVTATPDAWYTAKDAIAEARQIILHKLNLLNWLSEFVNQQS; this is encoded by the coding sequence ATGAATATAAAAACTATTGGTATGATTAGCAGCTATCGAAATCTTGACACAAGAGGAGATTGGCTGTGGCAACAAACTCCAAATCACTTTGGCATTTGGGATAATGTACAAATGCAGGCGCTTCAGGCAAAACCAGATTTTCTGCTGATGTATCAGTACGACTTTCCTAAACCTGCCCAGCCGAAACCCTGGTGGGAAAAGTTACGTCAAAAAACGCAAAAACCAGAAATAAACATCAACTCTATTCTGCGTAGTGTTCCTCAAGAACGGGTGATATATCTTTTGCGGGAACCACCATTAACTGAGATTGTCGCCACAAATAAATACAATTATCAGGAAGCGCAAAACTATTGCGGTTATATTTCTGGACCTGATGACTTTGCGCCCACTCCTAATTATATGCCTGCCATTTGGTATCATAGCAACTCGTTTCGGGAATTAAATGAAATGCCACCACCTGAAAAAGTTCACCCTTGTAGTTGGATTACCTCTGGAATTAATCGTACAGCTAACCATCGCCAGAGATTAGATTTTTTACAGTCGCTACAATCTCATGAAATTAAATTTGATTTGTATGGGCGCAATTTGCCTTCAGGGTGCAAAACTTCTGGTGAATTAGGTAGCAAATGGCATGGTATGGCTCCTTATTATTACAATCTCGCCATTGAAAATTATGCCGATAATAGTTGGTATGTGAGTGAAAAATTATGGGACTCTTTACTGGCTTGGTGTCTGCCAATTTATTATGGTGGGTCGGCTGCGGATAAATTATTACCCCCTGGTAGTTTTTTACGGTTGCCAAGTTTAGACGAAAAAGGCATCGCTTACATTCGAGAAGTGACTGCTACACCTGATGCTTGGTATACTGCTAAAGATGCGATCGCGGAAGCTCGGCAAATCATCTTACACAAACTGAATTTGCTTAACTGGTTATCAGAATTTGTTAATCAACAATCATAA
- the pyk gene encoding pyruvate kinase, with the protein MQLRDSLRRTKIVATIGPATSSPEMLKAIIEAGATTLRLNFSHGTHADHQRSIRLIRQTAFELNQPVAILQDLQGPKIRLGKFENGSIILAKGDRFTLTNRPVIGSQEISCVTYDHLAAEVPVGAKILLDDGRVEMLVEEINRDKGDLHCRVTVPGKLSNNKGVNFPGVYLSIKAMTDKDREDLMFGLDQGVDWVALSFVRNPQDMIEIKELISSTGKQVPVIAKIEKHEAIEQMEAVLALCDGVMVARGDLGVELPAEDVPVLQKRLIAAANRLGIPIITATQMLDSMVSNPRPTRAEVSDVANAILDGTDAVMLSNETAVGDFPVEAVATMARIAERMEQEEVLHPVVRPKRDDRRSIPNAISQAVGQIAEQLGAAAIMTLTQTGATARNVSKFRPHTPILAVTPHVNVARQLQMVWGVKPLLVLGLPSTGQTFQAAINVAQEHHYLSEGDLVVMTAGTLQGVSGSTDLVKVEVVTAVLGQGIGLGQGSVSGRARVAHTAMDVSNFNPGDILVAPRTDADFVEAIRKAAGIITEDDSLTSHAAVIALRLGVPVIVGVKAATSVIQDGAILTLDLQRGLVYSGAVGTP; encoded by the coding sequence ATGCAATTAAGAGACTCTCTACGCCGGACAAAAATTGTCGCTACAATTGGGCCTGCCACTAGTAGCCCAGAAATGCTGAAGGCGATTATTGAAGCGGGTGCAACGACACTGCGGCTCAACTTCTCCCACGGTACTCATGCCGACCATCAGCGTAGTATTCGTTTAATTCGGCAAACTGCCTTTGAATTAAATCAGCCAGTGGCAATTCTTCAAGACTTGCAAGGGCCAAAAATTCGCTTAGGTAAGTTTGAAAATGGGTCGATAATTTTAGCAAAAGGCGATCGCTTCACCTTGACAAATCGCCCAGTTATCGGTTCACAAGAAATTAGCTGTGTTACTTACGATCATTTGGCAGCAGAAGTACCTGTAGGTGCAAAAATCCTCCTTGATGATGGACGAGTAGAAATGCTCGTAGAAGAAATTAATCGTGACAAAGGTGATTTACATTGTCGTGTCACTGTCCCTGGTAAGTTGTCTAACAACAAAGGTGTCAACTTTCCCGGTGTTTACCTGTCCATCAAGGCCATGACCGACAAGGATCGCGAGGATCTGATGTTTGGTCTAGATCAAGGTGTAGACTGGGTAGCACTTTCCTTTGTCCGCAACCCCCAGGACATGATCGAAATTAAAGAGCTAATTTCTAGCACCGGCAAGCAAGTACCAGTAATTGCCAAAATTGAAAAACATGAAGCCATTGAACAAATGGAAGCAGTTCTGGCTTTATGTGATGGCGTGATGGTTGCTAGAGGTGACTTAGGTGTAGAACTCCCGGCTGAGGATGTCCCTGTACTGCAAAAGCGGCTAATTGCCGCCGCCAATCGTTTAGGGATTCCCATCATCACAGCTACCCAAATGTTAGACAGCATGGTGAGCAACCCCCGCCCCACTCGTGCGGAAGTGTCAGACGTAGCTAATGCGATTTTAGATGGCACAGATGCCGTGATGTTATCCAATGAAACAGCTGTAGGTGACTTTCCCGTGGAAGCAGTCGCAACAATGGCACGTATTGCCGAACGCATGGAGCAGGAAGAGGTACTGCATCCAGTAGTCCGCCCAAAGCGCGATGATCGACGTTCTATTCCCAATGCCATTAGTCAAGCCGTGGGACAAATTGCTGAACAGTTGGGAGCGGCGGCAATTATGACCCTGACACAAACAGGGGCGACAGCCCGGAATGTCTCCAAATTCCGTCCCCATACACCTATTTTGGCGGTGACACCCCATGTAAATGTGGCACGGCAGCTACAGATGGTGTGGGGAGTTAAACCATTGTTGGTGTTAGGACTACCGTCCACAGGGCAGACATTTCAAGCGGCTATCAATGTAGCCCAAGAGCATCACTATCTGTCTGAGGGTGATTTGGTAGTGATGACTGCTGGTACATTGCAAGGAGTTTCCGGGTCAACGGATTTGGTGAAGGTTGAGGTGGTAACAGCCGTACTTGGTCAGGGAATTGGTTTAGGACAAGGTTCTGTCAGTGGTCGTGCTAGGGTGGCTCACACTGCCATGGACGTGAGTAATTTTAATCCTGGAGATATTTTGGTTGCACCCCGCACTGATGCCGATTTTGTGGAGGCGATTCGTAAAGCAGCCGGGATTATTACAGAAGATGATAGTCTGACCAGCCACGCCGCCGTAATTGCTTTACGTCTGGGTGTACCTGTAATTGTGGGTGTGAAGGCAGCAACATCAGTGATTCAGGATGGAGCAATTTTGACTTTGGATCTGCAACGGGGATTGGTTTACTCTGGGGCGGTAGGAACTCCGTAA
- a CDS encoding ABC transporter ATP-binding protein: MSTLNQLVKFAKPYPGRIILTIALGFSGALFNGISTAMIVPIILKIVGQEIDLTNAPPIIRAIMSPFDNFPESYRLGMMAAAIILIIFLKNAASYASSLASSSVSRTLTSDMRKAGIQLLLDIDINYYTKMKLGDLMNRLNGEIPRAASSVNNIIKLIILIITILVFLFILLSISWQLTIVSTVLLGCVTLTNQFAIRRSKYFGKLLTEMSKTLTNNLIETLSGIRLVKATANEELTYKKINELINSRETAEFQSQVNSNIIAPISEVAGLISLILIVFVGRILFADQVASLSAVLLTYLLVLLRLLPLVSQLNTLRSSFANNSASVDMVAEFLQRHNKPLMFNGNLPYASLQEGVHFNNISFAYPNYDKLVLKDVDLYLRRGTTLALVGSSGAGKSTLADILPRFYDPVSGYIAIDGVDIRKFDIKTLRKAMGIVSQDTFLFNDSIKYNIAYGKPGASEDEIITASKRANAYEFICQLPQGFDTIVGDRGVMLSGGQRQRLAIARALLQDPEILILDEATSALDTVSERLVQAAIDNLSRDRTTLVIAHRLSTVQKADQIAVFDQGRVVELGTHKELLEKGDYYSRLYTMQFGEQVESFSTSHQGFMRISYEVRTRLNSIIGCLKLLADGMVDDAKERQELLNESYKSTLRIITNIEIFQESIQLQNSWQSSPFVSQNQKINDHDENIRQIFDELQRKLNNMINSLVLLGDDLIDNAQEENQLISESYNLAIYLLDKVETLEKIKLDKKFVK; the protein is encoded by the coding sequence ATGTCTACTCTTAATCAGCTGGTAAAATTCGCTAAACCTTACCCAGGTAGAATCATTTTAACAATAGCCTTGGGATTTTCTGGAGCTTTATTTAATGGCATCAGTACAGCAATGATTGTGCCAATTATTTTAAAAATAGTAGGACAAGAAATAGATTTAACTAATGCTCCGCCCATTATTAGAGCTATTATGTCGCCATTTGATAATTTTCCCGAAAGTTATCGCTTGGGAATGATGGCAGCAGCAATTATATTGATAATTTTTTTGAAAAATGCAGCTAGCTACGCCAGTAGTTTAGCATCTAGTTCTGTATCTCGAACACTTACATCTGATATGCGTAAGGCAGGTATACAGTTATTACTAGATATTGATATTAATTATTATACAAAAATGAAACTTGGTGATTTAATGAATCGCCTTAATGGAGAAATTCCCCGTGCTGCTAGTTCTGTAAATAATATAATTAAATTAATAATACTTATAATCACAATTTTAGTTTTTCTGTTTATATTATTGTCAATTTCTTGGCAATTGACTATTGTTTCTACGGTTTTACTAGGTTGTGTCACTTTAACAAATCAGTTTGCGATTAGGCGTTCTAAATACTTTGGTAAGTTGTTGACCGAAATGTCTAAAACGCTCACTAATAATCTGATAGAAACTTTGAGTGGAATTCGCTTAGTTAAAGCAACTGCTAATGAAGAATTAACATATAAAAAGATTAATGAATTAATTAATTCCCGTGAAACAGCCGAATTTCAGTCCCAGGTTAATTCCAATATCATCGCACCAATTAGTGAAGTTGCTGGACTCATATCTTTAATTTTGATTGTCTTTGTAGGACGAATATTATTTGCGGATCAAGTTGCTTCGCTTTCAGCCGTTCTGCTGACATATTTATTAGTACTATTGCGGCTGCTACCTCTTGTTTCACAGTTAAATACTCTTCGCAGTAGCTTTGCCAATAACTCAGCTAGTGTGGATATGGTAGCGGAATTTTTACAGCGGCATAATAAGCCATTAATGTTCAACGGTAATTTACCTTATGCAAGTTTGCAGGAGGGAGTACATTTCAATAACATATCTTTCGCATATCCTAATTATGATAAATTGGTGCTGAAGGATGTGGATTTATACTTACGACGAGGTACTACTCTAGCTTTGGTAGGCAGTTCTGGTGCTGGTAAATCAACCCTAGCTGATATTTTGCCCAGATTTTATGACCCCGTATCTGGCTATATTGCTATTGATGGGGTTGATATACGCAAATTTGATATCAAAACTCTGCGTAAGGCAATGGGTATCGTCAGTCAAGATACTTTTCTTTTCAATGACTCGATCAAATATAACATCGCCTATGGAAAACCAGGTGCTAGCGAAGATGAAATTATTACAGCAAGCAAACGGGCAAATGCCTATGAATTCATTTGCCAATTGCCGCAGGGTTTTGATACTATTGTTGGCGATCGCGGTGTCATGTTATCCGGTGGACAGCGCCAGCGCCTAGCCATAGCGCGTGCTTTGCTGCAAGATCCAGAAATTTTGATTTTAGATGAAGCTACCTCAGCATTAGATACTGTTTCTGAGCGTTTGGTGCAAGCAGCAATAGATAATTTGAGCCGCGATCGCACAACCTTAGTAATTGCCCATCGCCTTTCTACCGTCCAAAAAGCTGACCAAATTGCCGTCTTCGATCAAGGACGTGTAGTGGAACTGGGAACCCATAAAGAACTTTTAGAAAAAGGTGATTACTATTCGCGTCTCTATACAATGCAATTTGGCGAACAAGTAGAAAGTTTTAGCACATCTCATCAAGGTTTCATGCGTATTTCTTACGAAGTTCGCACACGATTAAATTCTATTATTGGTTGCTTGAAATTATTAGCTGATGGCATGGTAGATGATGCCAAAGAACGGCAAGAATTACTGAACGAATCTTACAAATCAACATTGAGAATTATTACAAATATTGAAATCTTTCAGGAGAGTATTCAATTACAAAATAGCTGGCAATCATCACCATTTGTTAGTCAAAACCAGAAAATTAATGATCATGATGAAAACATCAGGCAAATCTTTGATGAACTTCAGAGAAAACTCAACAATATGATAAACTCCCTAGTTTTACTTGGAGATGATTTGATAGATAATGCCCAAGAAGAAAATCAATTAATCTCTGAATCATATAATTTAGCTATTTACTTACTTGATAAAGTAGAAACATTAGAAAAAATTAAACTCGACAAAAAATTTGTGAAATAA